The Alphaproteobacteria bacterium genome contains a region encoding:
- a CDS encoding ABC transporter permease → MSAEALTPPGFSAAQYAICLKGIVWREGLRFLHQRERFISALVRPLVWLFIFAAGFRQVLGISIIPPYETYIPYEVYITPGLMAMIQLFNGMQSSLSMVYDREMGNMRTLLVSPLPRWYLLSCKLVAGTAVSLLQVYAFLAIAYFWEIEPPPIGYLTVLPVLILSGLMLGALGMLISSMVKQLENFAGVMNFVIFPMFFASSALYPLWRVQEASPLLYHVCLFNPFTHAVELIRFALYGKLNLLSLAVVCGCTAVFMIGAILAYDPARGLLARRGGEA, encoded by the coding sequence ATGAGCGCCGAGGCCCTCACGCCGCCCGGCTTCTCGGCCGCGCAATACGCGATCTGCCTGAAGGGAATCGTGTGGCGCGAAGGGCTGCGCTTCCTGCATCAGCGCGAGCGCTTCATCTCCGCGCTGGTGCGGCCGCTGGTGTGGCTGTTCATCTTCGCGGCCGGGTTCCGGCAGGTGCTCGGAATTTCCATCATTCCGCCCTACGAGACCTACATCCCCTACGAGGTCTACATCACGCCCGGCCTGATGGCGATGATCCAGCTGTTCAACGGCATGCAGTCCTCGCTCTCGATGGTCTATGACCGCGAGATGGGTAACATGCGCACGCTGCTGGTGAGCCCGCTGCCGCGCTGGTACCTGCTCTCGTGCAAGCTCGTCGCCGGCACCGCCGTGTCGCTGCTGCAGGTCTATGCATTCCTCGCCATCGCATATTTCTGGGAGATCGAGCCGCCGCCGATCGGATACCTGACGGTGCTGCCCGTGCTGATCCTGTCGGGCCTGATGCTCGGCGCGCTCGGCATGCTGATATCTTCGATGGTCAAGCAGCTTGAGAATTTCGCCGGCGTCATGAACTTCGTGATCTTTCCGATGTTCTTTGCATCCTCGGCGCTCTATCCGCTGTGGCGCGTGCAGGAGGCGAGCCCACTCCTCTATCATGTGTGCCTGTTCAACCCCTTCACGCACGCGGTCGAGCTGATCCGTTTTGCGCTCTATGGGAAACTGAATCTGCTCTCGCTCGCGGTGGTGTGCGGCTGCACGGCGGTGTTCATGATTGGCGCCATTCTCGCGTATGATCCAGCGCGTGGCCTGCTCGCGCGGCGTGGAGGCGAGGCATGA
- a CDS encoding ABC transporter substrate-binding protein — translation MVHWFAIAAAWLVLVGPAFAADPVEIKIGYLRTPEAKTAISLLDVPPADDGVAGAKLAIADNNTTGRFLKQTFVLEEVRLKEADDPAAAAAALAERGVTAVIADLPPDALLKAADAGRDLLFFNAGAPDDRLREEDCRANVIHTAPTRSMLADGLAQYLVWKKWRRWLLVTGSHPKDKLFADAIKRAAKRFGAKIVQERTFEDTGGARRTDSGIAQIQRQIPMFTQSTPDYDVLVAADESDVFAPYLPYRTWEARPVAGSAGLTPKSWDPAHDQWGANQLQNRFVAMFSRRMTERDGNAWAAARMIGEAASRGHAKDPKAMLTFFRSGDFSLAAFKGQRLTLRDWNQQLRQPILLADGRVVVSVSPQEGFLHQVSELDTLGYDRPETRCRLK, via the coding sequence GCTTGTACTCGTCGGTCCCGCTTTCGCGGCTGACCCGGTCGAGATCAAGATCGGGTACCTGCGCACGCCTGAAGCCAAGACTGCGATTTCCCTTCTTGACGTGCCGCCCGCCGACGACGGCGTCGCCGGCGCCAAGCTGGCGATCGCCGACAACAACACCACCGGCCGCTTTTTGAAGCAGACGTTCGTTCTGGAAGAGGTGCGGCTGAAGGAGGCTGACGATCCGGCGGCTGCGGCCGCAGCGCTTGCCGAACGCGGCGTGACCGCCGTGATCGCAGACCTTCCGCCCGATGCGTTGCTGAAGGCGGCCGACGCCGGCCGCGACCTCCTGTTCTTCAACGCGGGCGCGCCCGACGATCGGCTGCGCGAGGAGGATTGCCGCGCCAACGTGATCCACACCGCGCCGACCCGCTCCATGCTGGCCGACGGGCTCGCGCAGTATCTCGTCTGGAAGAAATGGCGGCGCTGGCTGCTTGTCACCGGCTCGCATCCGAAGGACAAATTGTTTGCGGACGCGATCAAGCGCGCCGCGAAACGGTTTGGTGCGAAGATCGTGCAGGAACGTACCTTCGAGGACACGGGCGGCGCGCGCCGCACCGACAGCGGCATCGCGCAAATCCAGCGCCAGATTCCGATGTTCACGCAATCGACACCCGATTACGACGTGCTGGTTGCGGCGGATGAGAGCGACGTGTTCGCGCCTTACCTTCCTTACCGGACCTGGGAGGCACGCCCGGTCGCCGGCTCGGCGGGGCTTACTCCGAAAAGCTGGGACCCGGCGCACGACCAGTGGGGCGCGAACCAGCTGCAAAACCGGTTTGTCGCGATGTTCTCGCGCCGCATGACCGAGCGCGACGGCAACGCCTGGGCGGCCGCGCGTATGATCGGCGAAGCGGCCTCGCGCGGTCATGCCAAAGACCCCAAGGCGATGCTTACTTTCTTCAGGAGCGGTGACTTCTCGCTCGCCGCCTTCAAGGGGCAGCGGCTCACGCTGCGCGATTGGAACCAGCAGCTGCGACAGCCCATTCTTCTCGCCGACGGGCGGGTCGTCGTGTCGGTCTCGCCGCAAGAGGGTTTCCTGCATCAGGTGTCCGAGCTTGATACGCTCGGCTACGACCGCCCCGAAACCAGGTGCCGCCTCAAATGA
- a CDS encoding ABC transporter ATP-binding protein yields the protein MSALAVEGVSHFYGPRKALDGVSFTIAPARFVALLGLNGAGKSTLFSLITRLYAVRAGRIRIFGHDVTRDPGAALRLLGVVFQPRTLDLDLSVAQNLTYHAALHGIGNRDARRRAAEVLAQIALADRAKDKVRDLSGGQMRRLEIARALLHRPRLLILDEATVGLDIKARADILAHVRMLVRQQGVTVVWATHLVDEVAQDDDLIVLHRGQMLAHGAVADIVAQNGGEGVAAAFTRLTGAADESEAA from the coding sequence ATGTCGGCGCTTGCGGTCGAAGGCGTCAGCCACTTCTACGGCCCGCGCAAGGCGCTCGACGGTGTGTCGTTCACGATCGCGCCCGCGCGCTTCGTCGCGTTGCTCGGCCTCAACGGCGCCGGCAAGAGCACGCTGTTTTCGCTAATCACGCGGCTTTATGCGGTGCGCGCCGGGCGCATTCGCATCTTCGGTCATGATGTGACCCGCGACCCGGGCGCGGCGCTGCGGCTGCTGGGCGTCGTGTTCCAGCCGCGCACGCTCGACCTCGACCTCTCGGTCGCGCAGAACCTCACCTATCACGCGGCGCTGCACGGGATCGGCAATCGCGATGCGAGGAGACGCGCCGCGGAGGTGCTGGCGCAGATCGCGCTCGCCGACCGCGCCAAGGACAAGGTGCGCGACCTCTCGGGCGGGCAGATGCGCCGCCTCGAGATCGCGCGCGCTCTGCTGCACCGGCCGCGTCTCCTGATCCTCGACGAGGCAACCGTCGGCCTCGACATCAAGGCGCGCGCCGACATCCTGGCGCATGTGCGCATGCTGGTGAGGCAGCAGGGTGTCACGGTGGTGTGGGCGACACACCTGGTTGACGAGGTCGCCCAGGACGACGACCTGATCGTGCTGCATCGCGGCCAAATGCTTGCGCACGGCGCAGTCGCGGACATCGTCGCGCAAAACGGCGGCGAAGGAGTCGCGGCGGCATTCACGCGCCTGACCGGTGCGGCGGACGAGAGCGAGGCCGCATGA
- a CDS encoding YVTN family beta-propeller repeat protein, with the protein MLSSGQGNAYLAYISNEKSNTVSVIDTAKWEVIHTIKVGQRPRGIEFTKDQKYVMVAVGDDDTIQMIDTRTNQVADTLPSGPDPELFVQDHAGKILYVANENDNTVTIIDIERRARLGEVPVGVEPEGMGMSPDGKILVNTSETTNMAHFIDTGSREIVANVLVDSRPRYAEFKQDGSELWVSAEIGGTVSIIDPAKREVTKKITFEIPGLRREAIQPVGVNITKDGKTAFVALGPANRIAVVDATTHQVTKYLLVGQRVWHMAFTPDEKYLLCTNGVSNDVSVIDVAALRVIKTIQVGELPWGVTVSRE; encoded by the coding sequence ATGCTCTCGAGCGGGCAGGGGAACGCCTACCTCGCCTACATCTCGAACGAGAAGAGCAACACGGTTTCGGTGATCGACACCGCCAAGTGGGAGGTCATCCACACCATCAAGGTGGGTCAGCGTCCGCGCGGGATCGAGTTCACCAAGGACCAGAAATACGTGATGGTCGCGGTCGGCGACGACGACACCATCCAGATGATCGACACCAGGACCAACCAGGTGGCCGACACGCTGCCATCCGGGCCGGATCCCGAGCTGTTCGTGCAGGACCATGCCGGCAAGATCCTCTATGTCGCGAACGAGAACGACAACACCGTCACGATCATCGATATCGAGCGCCGGGCCCGGCTCGGCGAAGTCCCGGTCGGCGTCGAGCCCGAGGGCATGGGCATGAGCCCGGACGGGAAGATTCTGGTCAACACGTCGGAAACGACGAACATGGCCCATTTCATCGACACGGGCAGCCGCGAGATCGTTGCCAACGTGCTGGTCGATTCACGTCCGCGCTATGCCGAGTTCAAGCAGGATGGATCGGAGCTGTGGGTCTCGGCCGAGATCGGCGGGACTGTGAGCATCATCGATCCGGCAAAACGCGAAGTGACGAAGAAGATCACGTTCGAGATTCCGGGGCTGCGCCGCGAGGCGATTCAGCCGGTCGGCGTGAACATCACCAAGGACGGCAAGACCGCCTTCGTGGCGCTTGGGCCCGCGAACCGGATCGCGGTGGTCGATGCCACGACCCATCAGGTGACCAAGTATCTTTTGGTCGGCCAGCGCGTCTGGCACATGGCGTTCACTCCGGACGAGAAATATTTGCTCTGCACGAACGGCGTATCGAACGACGTGTCGGTCATCGATGTTGCCGCGCTGCGGGTGATCAAGACGATCCAGGTCGGCGAACTGCCCTGGGGCGTCACGGTCTCGCGGGAATGA